From the Argentina anserina chromosome 3, drPotAnse1.1, whole genome shotgun sequence genome, the window AAAATTGACTCCATTGAGGACCTCAGAGCGTGATTGTTAACGAAAGAACTGACCAGTAGTGTACGTGGTAGATCGATCTATATGCCAGTAGCGAGAAAATATTCTTAACCATTTCAATGTTTGTGCATGTATGCGGCGTATATTCGTTTAAACGCTCGTACTTGTACATAACGCTGACCACAGTAACCGGTGACACACGGAGACAACGATCCATTCTCACCAGATCATTGAGGGAAAGGGTTATCCTAACCCTAGCCACTTCGCAAGCATGAAAAGGACAACCTGCAGCACGGGTCCGATTGTTTCCCCCACTAGTCGAGCAGTTGGTGCCGTGAGAAGAGCCCCTAGCAAATTATGGATCTTAACCCATATCCACACAAAATCCAAAAGAACTGCTTGAATATCCAAGAATCCATCATAGTCGTTGATAATGATCATGGCTCGTTAAAAGCTCCATATACCTCTCTTCCTGACGCGAAAGATCACATTCAAAAGCAAAGGTAAATAGAAATTGATCTCCTCTTGCTGAGATTTCAACTGGAACAAAGACTCTCCACATGGGTCTAACCGCGCCTCTGAAAGAATCGAAGGCAACGAGTTGAGCCATATTCAACCTACCAACAAGGTAGAAACGCGGGGCAACAAAACCTTTGTCCGGGCAACAGAGGTTACCAAGGTCAACAAATTCATCATGGTGATTGAGAGAAAGCTTGGAGGCTGGGTGGGCAATCATGGAGGCGAGCTGAGCAACCATGGGAGAGAAATTGCCGCACATCAATAGGTATAGACGTGAGGGAGAGAGCacttggaaaaaaaaacctagaGGCCGCAGTATTATTATTGTATTTCTTTTGGTTCTAATTGTGTTTGTGTAACTATATGGCTTTATGACGTTTTTATGCATTCaatgtattttttttggtcatgAGAGATCATATATTACTTCAACTCAAGGATTACAAACACATATCCAAAAGGATATGTGGAGAAGAAATAcatgaacaaacaacaaaacagCAAACATTACAATCAAAACCAAGATCCCTACATTCCTTAACCCATGGGGGTGGGGTGAAGACGTCGCCGCCATACTCCAAGCCCGATCATGACATAGATTCGCCACCGGAACTGTCGTTGAGAAATTACAACAAAATCCATCCAACACTTAAAGAACATCACATATTCCATCTAAATAACTCCAGAACCCAAATCTCTAAACCATACAAATTAAAACATCCTTCGAGAGTGACACTACGAAGAGTGACACCAGAGGAATTCTCCCtctcaacaaaaacaaaaacaaaagtgaTCCACGAAGGGACCGAAGGGAGAGCCAATACTTGATTGATCATACCCTTTTTGCACTACCGCGATTACGTGCTCAAACAGGTAAAGTCCTATTGAAATCTCAATTGAGACATCCCAAAAACGAGGACCCAAAGGATCATCAATTGAGACATCGACCAATAAGTGAGGTTGAAAAACTGAAGAGTAGTCGAACGAGCCATGAAACATCCAATTTACATGGTTCAATCACACAAGCATTATTGTGATTTAGTCTCAATGTACACAAATCTAACATGGTATTCCCTCGATTATTATCCATACAATTACAAAAACAAGAGGGTTAGCTAGCGACATACAATTTACACTATTTATTTATCTCTTATTCGCTTTCACTATAATGATGGTGTGTGCATAATAAAAGACTTGAAAACAGCACCTCTTctttaaaataaaagataaaagaaaaatcttaaatatatataaatataaatatatatataaatatataaataaatatatatatatatatatattcggtaCACATATGTGGACAGGGGACAGAACACAGAAGCGGTTTACttgcagatttttttttttgacaatggtttACTTGCAGCTTGAAGCTTCAATTCCAAAACCCATTAAACCAGTGACCAATTATCGTCCTTATTtcagaagaaagaaacaaacccaGAACCCAACAATGCTCAACAGTCTCTCAAGTCTCTGCCTTTATCGTCCTCTGCGCACTGCACTCTTCTTCTCCACCCACAACTTGCTAAGCACTCCCATATCATCTAATACTTCACTTCGTATTTGTTCATGCTCTTCCTCCAGTTCCACCCAGGTCCAGATTGCACCAGGTTCACTTTTGACCATGTCAGAACCTCATCTAATGCCTTACTGTTACAATTCATGACTTGGGCTGTTGTTGTTTCTGAAGCTAAGGTGGAGCAGCATGAGGAGCAGAGCATTGATGTGCCTAAAGTTGAAGTCTTGAAGCAGAAATTGGAGCTTCTTGGGATTAACTGTGATAGTTCTTGTGTGCCTGGACATTATAGTAATGTGCTGTGTCCAAAGGTATGTTCTTTAGGACTCGAGAATGATTATGTTGTGTAATTTGAATTAGGATTGTGTAATTCACTTTCAATGTGTAGAAAGTCTCTGAACCAGAGCAGTATACTGATAGATAGTTATGTTGGTTTCAATTGGATATTCATGATGGAATTTGaatagtttctattgttttgcTTAATCAGTGCAATGGTGGGAAGTCACTGGAGAGGAGCTTGTCTCTTTACATTGTCGAAAAAGGGTATAATGCCGTTTCTTCTAGTCTTTTTGTAATTCAAAAAGATGGATTGTAATTTGTTTTGTGATTGTATGCCATAGGGATTTAGCAAGGTGGAGGTGTTTTCGAACTGATTGTAATTGGGCAGACAAGGTAAGAGAATATGacaatgtgattttttttatctgcCAATCACTTCAGGAATTTGGAATTCATGCCACAAGAGACAAGGTACTTAAATTGACTCACCATGTTTTAGGTGTTTTTAGAAGGCAAAGCAGGACACGATGAGGTGAAGAATAAGATAGAGTTTCAGCCGTTTAGGCAAATGACAGTGGAAGGCCTCAGGCTAGTACCAATAGGAGAAAAGGTACTTAAACTGACCTAATGCTGTCATACAAAAGATGGTTGTGTAGGACTTTGTGGTTAACAAATTAATAAGGTCTTAGATAATTTCGCATTTTATGTGGGTTTTTTCAGCAGACTTAGAACAATATTGTCTTTATTGGGATTTCTATGGTTTACCTGCTGTAAACATATGCCTAAACCGGGAGCACCTTATGATTTTAATTACTTAATAGACGTGCATATGATGCAAATGTCCTTTTGATCAGACAATTGGAGAATTGTCTCATTACTAAGGTTTAAGTTAATAGAGGATACATTTTATGTCCAAATAACAAGTTATAAAGATCTATTAAAATCTCCTCATCAGGCTAACTCCTGATTTTCGCCTCAATTTCCATATATGTACTATCATTGACACGATATATTCTGACcattcaaaatcaatcttTTTATTTAGATAACAGCCTACTTCAGTGAGCGGCATATATCTCAGAAAACTTTGTGGAGAAATGCCGTAATGAAACTCTCTAATGACGTGCAACGTTCTAAGGAGGTATACTGAACTTATCAATTGCTGGAACTACTGCATTACTTTGAATTCTCTTGAATAATTTACAAAGCTCTGTGCACACAGGAGCATCAACAAAACTATTTGTCCATGCAACCCGGGATATTATTTATGCTTTTACCAGAAACTTTTCCCTGACCTCTTACAGTTTATGGTGTGCTGTCATTGATTTCCTGCAAATCAGTAAATTAGTGTGTTTTGCCACGCTTGTCATATCCTTCTAAGAGAAACCAATTCTAACAACCCTGATTGTGGAACATTCAAAAGATAACATTCAACAGATTGTTAAGTAAACTTTTCTACATGTATAAATCCTCAATCATAACATAATTGGAGATTCTTTACCCAACATATCAATAATCTAAATATTCTATATTGCGTCCACACAGAACTTTTCTATTAATCTCATTTGTTTTAACTTCATCGTTGAGAGTTGGTCTTAAACTGCTAAAATTAGTGCAGGATGTCATTGCATTTACTTATAGACACAACGGAATAATTGTTGGTTGCAAGTACCGGACCCTAGATAAACGATTCTGGACGGTAAATATATCTAAATATTCCTGAAATTCTGGATTATATAATGTAATTCTATGAAGAAAGTCAATTGTAAATGCCTTCTAACTGGAACTTGTTTGATGTGTGAAATTGATATTCAGGAGAGGGGTTCAAAGAAGATATTATATGGAATTGATGATATAAATGGTGCAACTGAAATTATCATTGTGAGTTCAATTTCCCCTTATTTGTTAGGTGTTCTTATCTCTGCCCTCCCCACCGTACTTTTGTAATTTATATGCTGCTTGTAGGTTGAAGGTGAAATAGATAAGCTTTCTATGGAGGAAGCTGGCTTCTTCAATTGTGTGAGTGCTCCTGGGGGTGGAGCAGGAAAGAATTCTCCTATATTGCCATCTGCGGAAAAGGTGTGGGTTAAATACCGTAGAGCCTGCTTTTTGTAGGCTGGagattcttttttttcctttggaTATTTCAAGTGGGGAATTTAACATGGTATGAACTGCTTAACAACTAGGACTCTAATATGAAACTATATTTTTATGTCGAATCTgaggaaaataaaagaaaaatgtagattttgtttttactcaCCAAGCAGTTCCACAGGTTTATTAACAGAGATAGATGCATGTAATACTTGCATGTGGCATGACTGGTATATCATTCAAAAAGTTTATATTATCACTCTTATTTCTTTACTTTAGTTTGACAATCACCacctttttttcatttatacaAGCTTTTCTTTTGATTATGGGGTTTTTAACATGCTTTCAAATATCAATTTCTGGGTGTTGAGAATCGTTTAGCATGCTCATTTACATATTCCTCTCTGTATGCATACTTTCTGGAATTAGGACACAACATTTCAGTACCTGTGGAATTGCAAACATGAGTTGGATAAGGTATGTAAACTGTTATATGTCATTCAAATAAATTCCTACGAACTATAATTTTTACACGCTACCTGTTAGGTTTCTCGGATAATCCTGGCAACTGACAATGATGCAACAGGCCAAGCATTGGCCAGAGCACTAGCACGTCGCCTTGGGACAGACAGGTTAAGCGTCTacctattgtatttgacaaaTCCATAAATCTGAATGTGCGCTAATATTTCTCTGTACAATACTAGAAGAAtgcattatattttcattttactttatTGGTTGGAAACCCAAAACTTCATGGGACTGAACTGAAATTGTGTCAAGTGCTGTTAGGTGATCAAATCAGAACAATTACTATTCTCTCTGCAGTCTCTTGCTTAAGGAATGCAAGTTTCTAGATTACTAGGTTAATTGTTAACATTTATGGCATCTACTGAACACAAAACTATACTTTAAACGTGGTTTCTTGATGTCCATTTCTGTCCTTCCACACCATTGTAGATGTTTGCTCCATGAAATGCTTACTCTGGTATTCCTTGAAACAGATAGCCAAAGGGGAATAGGCTGTATTAAACATGGTTGATATTTATGTGTCCACTTATTTCTGTTTACTTTTGTTGGCTGTCAGATGTTGGCAAGTGAGCTGGCCAAAGAAAGATGAATCTAGCTGTTTTAAAGATGCTAATGAGGTTTTCACTCTTCCCTCACTCTTATTACTGTTGGTTTTtatttcaaaatatatacatttttTCTTTGGCGTCATTTTACCTAATGTTTGGAATAAGCAGGTTCTCAAATGTCTGGGACCTGATGTTTTGAGAAAGATAATTGAAAGTGCAGAACCATATCAGCTATGCATCTCAGAGACAGACAAAGTAGAATAAAGTTCAGACTTCAGATCAAGTAAATGCACAGATGCAAACACTGGCTCAGTAGGCTCGTAGCGCACATTAATGAACTTGAAGGCTGTATAGTTCTTCCCGTATTTTGTGATTCATCGCAACAGGGGTTCCCTTTGAATTATTTGACAGAAGTATAGAAGAGGTTAACAATCATTGCTTAGTATGTATAGGAAGGTGCTTGCTATGGGTTAAAGTTATGGGACACGACACCCAAATCATTTTGTAAATTTGGCGCTAGAAATTGGAATTAAGGCCTCATCTTGGATTTGCTTAGTTAACAAATCAACAGTTCCGATTCTATGAAAAACCCTACAAATCAAAGGAGGGAAGTAGTTCAAGTAGATACAAGCACTTCTTACTCAAAACCGACCATATTATATGAAGTAGCTCAAGCACTTCTGACTCAAAGTCTCAAACAAAATACATGTATACTGAATAATTTACTGCATCACTCCAACTCTCCAAGTAAGTAAACTTTTTATGAGTAATGAAATTAGAGATGAGGATTATAAGTCATCATAATCCCTATTCCTCTTTATTTATACTTGGGTTGTTCTGTTTAACAGAGATCCAACTTTTTAAAGGTTGTTACTTTGAGGCCCAATTTGGTCCGTTAAGGTTACACCCCTGCCCTCATTTCACTTCCTTCCTTGTTCTATCAAAATCTCTGCTCCTGTCTCAGACACAACACAACACAACACAACACCATCTCTTCCACCATGGACGTTCTCTCAATCTCAAcccctctcttctcctcctcctcaactCCCAAGCTCCTCTCCCACTCCTTCTCcccctcttcttcctcttcacgCCTCCCCTCCATCAAATCCGTCGCTCTCCAAACCCCAAAACCCTTCTCCTCCAACCCCTCCGTTCTCCTCAGTTCCGCTCCCCAGACGCCGGCCACCGCCATGAGAGGCGCCGAGGGCGACGCCATGGGGCTGCTGCTGAGGGAGAGGATTGTCTTTTTGGGGAGTAGTATTGATGACTTTGTGGCTGACGCTATTATCAGCCAGCTGGTTCTGTTGGATGCTCAGGACCCCAAGAAGGATATTAAGCTCTTCATTAACTCCACTGGGGGGTCTCTCAGGTTTGTAATGCTCTTTTCTCATCTGGGTTTGTTTCGAAtttgtgttttgttgtttgtttacTGATAAAAATGTTAGCTTTTTGGACTTGAGAATAGTTGTGATTGGTAAAGGATTCATCTTTAGACTGGTGTTGACATCATAGTTATTGATTCTTACTGAGTGGTGTACtagtttgggttttttttatgacttaaaGAGTAGTTCTGATTGGTAAAGGATTCATCTTTAGATTAGAGTTTCAGTCATTTTGGGGGTGGACATTGATTTGGGGGTGTACTAGTTTTTATGCTTGGTGTATTTTCTTATCTGAGAGAGGTAGTGAGATTGTGTTGTTTGTGTAATGAGGACTTGAAGGTGTGCTGCTAGTTGATTATGTTATGAGACTAGAGTAAGGCGCGTATATTGGGGATGTATTTAATAAGAACAATTTAGTTTGATGTTATTATAAGATAGGGTTCTAACTTCTAAGTCAGGGAAGTGTCTTTATGGCGTTGTAGCCAGGACACACTTTGCTCTCCAAGCTAACTCTTCCTATTCTCAGTTGCCTCTTAACAGTCATTGTATAAGCATACCTCTATGTTATCCAGTGTCCTTGTCATCTTATCACGGGAAGAGAACTAACTAAAAAGTTCCGTGTAAGGTGACCTGAATTTGTTGAAAGTAAGGATCCAATATTAGGATGGCTCTTTATCTTTTATTGGACGAATGATGCCCATAAATTTAGTTAAATGAGAGCACACTTGACCCTCCCACACTAGCTCCTCCTGTTCCCGATTGTTGCCTCTTAACAGCTTAAGTTATTTGTATAAATAAACATGACGTTTAATGCAAGTACCTATTTGCTATCCAGTGTTCTTGTCATTCATCCCCGGACGAGAAGCAACCTAAGATGTCCAGTGTAAGGAATGAGACCATTAGTAAGTATATCTGCTAGGATTTTAATACCTTGGGACTTACAGTTCAGAGTACTATAGCGGTTGTAGGCTGCCTCAGGTGGAGTGTAGAGAGAAAAAGTTGGTGAAGGGTGACACCTAAAGTCGGGATGGATGATTATTATGCTATGATGGTGCTTCATTCAGCAGGACCATTAAATCTCTGTGCTAAAGAGATGAAAATGGTTTTGCTCACTCGCAGGCACACTGAATGCTAAATAAAATGGTAGCATCACATGAACACTATGAACTTGTAACTATGTGACTAGAGATCTTGCTTATATTAGTTTCATCTTGAACATTGTTCACTGTATATGCTTCCTGGCTGTCCTGCTTCATGTTCCTGTAATCCTGTTGATATCTGACTTGCCTTTTTCTGTTATGTCAGTGCCACAATGGCTATATATGATGTTGTTCAGCTTGTGAGGGCTGATGTCTCCACAATTGCACTCGGCATTGCAGCATCTACAGCTTCAATAATCCTCGGTGGTGGCACCAAAGGAAAGCGTTTTGCAATGCCCAATACACGGGTTATGATTCATCAACCTCTTGGAGGAGCTAGTGGCCAGGCAATAGATGTAGAAATTCAAGCTCGAGAAGTCATGCACAATAAAGACAATGTCACAAGAATTATCTCAAACGTAACTGGTCGCACATACGAGCAAGTTGAAAAAGATATCGACAGAGATCGGTATATGTCCCCCATAGAAGCAGTAGAATATGGAATAATTGACGGAGTTATTGATGGAGATAGCATTCTTCCACTGGAGCCTGTCCCAGACAAGGTAAAACCAAGAATGAGCTACGAGGAAATTAGTAAAGATCCAATGAAGTTCTTAACACCAGACGTCCCTGATGACGAGATATATTAGTTTTGGAACATTTGATTGTGAGGTACACCAGTATGATGGCTTTCTGATTATGCGTTAATTGCGTGTAACTTGTGCCTAGGCCTGATATTTGAGAACCCCCAaattttatgtaattaaattacTAAAGCATTGATGCtttttattcattttaaaGTTTCAGTAGTTATTTCAGTTTTTACCTTTAATAAAACTGCTACATTATGACCTTGGTTTGTTTTCTTGTAATTGAGTGCCACAGCAATTTTCTGCCGTAAACTGTTTTAACTGTATGTAACATGTGTTCAAGATGATTGCATTTTTATGTTATTGGCTGGGACATTCTGGATCCAAAGATTCTGTATTTGGTTGTGCACTTGGACTTCTGAAGCATGGATACATTTCAGATGGTTTCATCTGTGAAAACTCTCAGCATCAGACCAGACGTCCAAACATGTCAAACTCCTCCGAAATCCTTGTGGACTGACGTTCAACTGCATGGCTTGTTGCAAAGAAACTTGTTTGCTTACAAGTTACAGCGGTTCGGTATTTGACATATTTCCATTGAATGTGACCCGTCTAGACGTCGAGTGAGGTTTGGTACTTGTATACCTTCAGAAAATTTGCGGCCGTGATCCATCATATTTTGCATTTGCGAAAGCTTTAGCTCAACTTTCTTGTGAAATACTCGAAAGGTAAGACAGCAAAtgatcaaaatcatcaaatgcTTCAAGCTTAATACAGGCGCTTTTTAGTTCACGAATTTGTGAACCGATCTACTTTCCTATGGTCCTATCTACTTCTTAATTGCTGAATTGAGATGACTGTTTCTTTCCAGCCTGCTAAAGTGCTAATTGAGCATACAGACTCTTCTTGAGAGAGAAACTAGTGCTCTTGTACCAAAATGCAAAAATAAGCTAACCGGTCATTTATCATCACAAGTTGCGCCAAAGATAACAAAAACTTAGGGAGTCCAGTCCGATTAGTACCAAGTTTGGCGTCATGGGTACAATGTGACACCTTATTGTCAGTTTGGTCTCCTTCGCTGGTGTTACACTGGATACTCATATTTGTCATTCTTAGATCACACCTTGCTTCTAAACCAAAACATGGGTATGTTAACACAAAGTATGCAATTCTCATAAGCCCTCTCAAGACTGGAATAAAAAGGTTAATGCAGTGTTGTGTTTACTTGTGTGCAAGAAAAAAGAGGAGGAAAAAGCTTCGGGTTTGGGCTCGGGCTCGGTTACGGGTAG encodes:
- the LOC126787969 gene encoding primase homolog protein-like — encoded protein: MLNSLSSLCLYRPLRTALFFSTHNLLSTPISSNTSLRICSCSSSSSTQVQIAPAKVEQHEEQSIDVPKVEVLKQKLELLGINCDSSCVPGHYSNVLCPKCNGGKSLERSLSLYIVEKGDLARWRCFRTDCNWADKVFLEGKAGHDEVKNKIEFQPFRQMTVEGLRLVPIGEKITAYFSERHISQKTLWRNAVMKLSNDVQRSKEDVIAFTYRHNGIIVGCKYRTLDKRFWTERGSKKILYGIDDINGATEIIIVEGEIDKLSMEEAGFFNCVSAPGGGAGKNSPILPSAEKDTTFQYLWNCKHELDKVSRIILATDNDATGQALARALARRLGTDRCWQVSWPKKDESSCFKDANEVLKCLGPDVLRKIIESAEPYQLCISETDKVE
- the LOC126786862 gene encoding ATP-dependent Clp protease proteolytic subunit 4, chloroplastic, which produces MDVLSISTPLFSSSSTPKLLSHSFSPSSSSSRLPSIKSVALQTPKPFSSNPSVLLSSAPQTPATAMRGAEGDAMGLLLRERIVFLGSSIDDFVADAIISQLVLLDAQDPKKDIKLFINSTGGSLSATMAIYDVVQLVRADVSTIALGIAASTASIILGGGTKGKRFAMPNTRVMIHQPLGGASGQAIDVEIQAREVMHNKDNVTRIISNVTGRTYEQVEKDIDRDRYMSPIEAVEYGIIDGVIDGDSILPLEPVPDKVKPRMSYEEISKDPMKFLTPDVPDDEIY